One Mycolicibacterium pulveris genomic region harbors:
- a CDS encoding family 1 glycosylhydrolase: protein MNASAYVGRVGSLAVALGVGLAVATGYGSGTAWADPSEPGASSAESAASEVSNAGNAEAAEPAATEDVDADAEPEAEDEPEPDPEDAFEPELDDEPEPESGIDDEVEAEPEPESDVEPAIEQSDGSDGTVPEEPDEAHPAAMNNTGRLDVDDDIADEVSVDEPADVSMPATAEVSITSSAAPTESPSAATTNPLNAPAFPSLRLWPTAFDPATAITYVTGIAVSLVNAVLAPFTAGLPAPPSGPPTVWTLLAWVRRELFNTTPNISAELPPYTQSLVDGEVIITGNVGITDPDGDPMTFTVVGRPLNGGVVDVDAEGNFTYRPMNAMAAVGGWDSFTVVADDQAAGLHVHGLGGLLQFVPIVGNLVYPGGGHRATRTITVNVTRVEGVDLSFPDEFHWGVAHSGFQAEGGPGVPMDVNSDWYRWTHDPFNQLLGLTRGVPEDGPGAYLKYDDDAELAREELGMNTFRMGIEWSRIFPNSTASVDISDEGGTISLADLEALDALANQDEVEHYRNVLASLRAHDLEPMVTVTHFTMPVWVHDPATTRLLVQFGLPAHSAGWLSPSTPVEFEKYAAYLAWKYGDQVDHWVTLNEPFPPILTQYLSPPIPGSPIPYWPPGIVRPDLAATFLVNQATGHVAAYDAIHSWDTTSATDGQPAAFVGFSNNMIPARPANPNNPLDVQAADAWNQYYNHWFPNAVIDGWVDANFDGIKTPDEIHPGFMDKVDFLGVQYYGSSPMQGFGLAPIPGIPFLQGIPVQCSPSSPSCSDFNQPTDPGGFREVLEVAASYGKPLWITENGIADAGDSKRPPYLTNHIAVVQDLVAHGTDIRGYTYWSFVDNLEWAHGYDLHFGLYGSDPTTPELERTPKPDSIAAISAITGTNALPIGLLEMYVPGGAAATASA, encoded by the coding sequence ATGAACGCTTCGGCATACGTCGGTCGGGTCGGAAGTCTGGCAGTGGCGCTGGGGGTCGGTCTCGCGGTGGCCACCGGGTACGGCTCGGGAACCGCGTGGGCCGATCCGTCCGAGCCGGGCGCGTCGAGCGCAGAGTCGGCGGCGTCGGAAGTGTCGAATGCCGGCAATGCGGAAGCGGCGGAACCGGCCGCGACGGAGGACGTCGACGCAGACGCCGAGCCGGAGGCCGAAGACGAGCCTGAGCCGGACCCCGAGGACGCATTCGAGCCGGAGCTCGATGACGAGCCCGAACCCGAGTCGGGCATCGACGACGAGGTCGAAGCTGAGCCCGAGCCGGAGAGCGACGTCGAGCCCGCGATCGAGCAATCCGACGGCAGCGACGGGACGGTCCCCGAAGAGCCCGACGAAGCGCACCCGGCCGCGATGAACAACACCGGCCGGCTCGACGTCGACGACGACATCGCCGACGAGGTGTCGGTCGATGAGCCCGCCGACGTCTCGATGCCCGCCACCGCCGAAGTGTCGATCACGTCGTCTGCCGCCCCGACCGAGTCGCCGAGCGCAGCGACGACCAACCCGCTGAACGCACCCGCGTTTCCCTCGCTTCGGCTGTGGCCCACCGCGTTCGACCCGGCCACCGCCATCACCTATGTGACGGGCATCGCGGTCAGCCTCGTCAACGCCGTGCTGGCGCCGTTCACCGCCGGCCTGCCCGCACCGCCCAGCGGCCCGCCGACCGTGTGGACGCTGCTGGCGTGGGTGCGGCGCGAACTCTTCAACACCACGCCCAATATCTCGGCCGAACTGCCGCCCTACACACAGAGTCTCGTCGACGGCGAGGTGATCATCACCGGCAACGTCGGCATCACCGATCCCGACGGCGACCCGATGACCTTCACCGTCGTCGGCAGGCCGCTCAACGGCGGTGTGGTCGACGTCGACGCCGAGGGCAACTTCACCTACCGGCCGATGAACGCGATGGCCGCGGTCGGCGGCTGGGACTCGTTCACGGTGGTGGCCGACGATCAGGCGGCGGGCCTGCACGTCCACGGTCTCGGCGGGCTGTTGCAGTTCGTGCCGATCGTGGGCAACCTGGTGTACCCCGGTGGCGGGCACCGCGCGACCCGAACCATCACCGTCAACGTCACCCGCGTCGAGGGAGTCGATCTGTCCTTCCCTGACGAATTCCATTGGGGCGTCGCACATTCGGGGTTCCAGGCTGAAGGAGGGCCCGGGGTTCCGATGGACGTGAACTCCGACTGGTACCGGTGGACGCACGACCCGTTCAACCAGCTGTTGGGGTTGACCAGAGGGGTGCCGGAAGACGGGCCGGGTGCCTACCTCAAGTACGACGACGACGCCGAGCTGGCTCGCGAAGAGCTCGGCATGAACACTTTCCGGATGGGTATCGAGTGGAGCCGCATTTTCCCGAATTCCACTGCATCGGTGGATATTTCGGATGAAGGTGGCACGATCAGCCTGGCCGATCTGGAGGCGCTCGACGCGCTGGCCAACCAGGACGAGGTCGAGCATTACCGCAACGTGCTGGCGTCACTGCGCGCGCACGACCTCGAGCCCATGGTCACCGTCACCCACTTCACCATGCCGGTGTGGGTGCACGACCCGGCCACGACGCGGCTACTGGTCCAGTTCGGGTTGCCCGCGCACTCGGCCGGCTGGCTGTCGCCGTCCACCCCCGTCGAGTTCGAGAAGTACGCGGCCTATCTGGCTTGGAAGTACGGCGATCAGGTCGACCACTGGGTGACGCTGAACGAACCGTTCCCGCCGATCCTCACCCAGTACCTGTCGCCGCCGATCCCCGGCAGCCCGATCCCGTACTGGCCACCGGGGATCGTGCGGCCCGACCTGGCCGCCACCTTCCTGGTCAACCAGGCCACGGGGCACGTGGCGGCCTACGACGCGATCCACAGTTGGGACACCACCTCGGCGACCGATGGGCAGCCCGCGGCGTTCGTCGGGTTCAGCAACAACATGATTCCCGCGCGCCCGGCCAACCCGAACAACCCGCTCGACGTGCAGGCCGCCGACGCGTGGAACCAGTACTACAACCACTGGTTCCCCAACGCCGTGATCGACGGGTGGGTGGACGCCAACTTCGACGGCATCAAGACACCTGACGAAATCCACCCCGGGTTCATGGACAAGGTCGACTTCCTGGGCGTGCAGTACTACGGCTCCTCACCGATGCAGGGCTTCGGGCTGGCGCCGATCCCGGGAATCCCGTTCCTGCAAGGCATTCCCGTCCAGTGCTCGCCGAGCTCGCCCTCGTGCAGCGACTTCAACCAGCCCACCGACCCGGGTGGGTTCCGCGAGGTGCTCGAGGTCGCGGCGTCCTACGGCAAGCCGCTCTGGATCACCGAGAACGGCATCGCCGACGCGGGTGACTCGAAACGACCGCCGTATCTGACCAACCACATCGCGGTCGTGCAGGACCTCGTCGCGCACGGCACGGACATCCGCGGCTACACGTACTGGTCGTTCGTCGACAACCTCGAGTGGGCGCACGGCTACGACCTGCACTTCGGGCTCTACGGATCCGATCCGACCACGCCCGAGCTCGAACGCACGCCGAAACCCGACAGCATCGCGGCCATCAGCGCCATCACCGGCACCAACGCGCTGCCGATCGGGCTGCTGGAGATGTACGTGCCCGGCGGGGCCGCGGCTACTGCATCTGCTTGA
- a CDS encoding CAP domain-containing protein, with protein sequence MTRKIFGSPPTCVAAAMLCVATLAVGSPAQASGDEGDAVLDLINATRAANGCGPLALNPQLTAAAARHALDVLHNGAEGHVGTDGSSISQRVRDAGYATNGSVGEVVFWGTGAARNPAAAVQWWMNSPGHRAIITDCGFTEAGFSAVSNGRKMSAAGDFGKR encoded by the coding sequence ATGACGCGGAAGATTTTCGGTTCCCCGCCGACCTGTGTGGCGGCCGCGATGCTTTGTGTCGCGACGCTCGCCGTGGGATCGCCGGCTCAGGCCAGCGGCGACGAGGGCGACGCGGTGCTGGACCTGATCAACGCCACCCGGGCCGCCAACGGCTGCGGCCCGCTCGCGCTAAACCCGCAGCTGACGGCCGCCGCCGCGCGGCACGCTCTCGACGTTCTGCACAACGGCGCCGAAGGCCATGTCGGCACGGACGGGTCGTCGATCTCGCAGCGGGTGCGCGACGCCGGCTACGCCACGAACGGCTCGGTCGGCGAGGTCGTCTTCTGGGGTACCGGCGCGGCGCGTAACCCGGCCGCCGCGGTGCAGTGGTGGATGAACAGCCCGGGCCATCGCGCGATCATCACCGACTGCGGCTTCACCGAGGCCGGGTTCTCGGCGGTGAGCAACGGCCGCAAGATGTCGGCGGCAGGCGATTTCGGTAAGCGGTAG
- a CDS encoding 4Fe-4S binding protein — protein MPHVITQSCCGDGSCVFACPVNCIHPTPDEPGFATAEMLYIDPAACVDCGACVSACPVGAIVPHTRLTPEQLPFVALNAAFYPEREGKVPPTSKLAPVPDAPRIDPRPGGPLTVAIVGSGPAAMYAADELLSQRGVRVNVFERLPAPYGLVRAGVAPDHQSTKRVTRLFDKIADRRGFTFYLNVEVGSDLTHAELLAHHHAVLYAVGAPNDRRLDIHGMGLPGTGTATEIVAWYNGHPEFAGLPVDLGHERVVLIGNGNVALDVARILTTDPERLARTDIADHALAALRDSKVAEVVVAARRGPADSAFTLPELIGLSATCDVVLDAADHERVAKDLAAATDSLTRNKLEVLSRLGDAAAAATRPRIRLAYQLTPRRVLGERRSEGVEFTVTGSDDVRRLDAGLVLTSIGYRGRPIRDLPFDDAKGVVPNDGGRVLDPSTGAPVRGSYVAGWIKRGPTGFIGTNKSCAAETVHHLVADYNDGLLPDPARAKPAALDRLVRSRRPDVVDAAGWKAIDAAEIARGGEQRPRRKFTDAADMVAVAADAPPPPLRERVLAGLRR, from the coding sequence GTGCCCCATGTGATCACCCAGTCGTGTTGTGGCGACGGGTCGTGTGTCTTCGCCTGCCCGGTGAACTGCATCCACCCGACACCGGACGAACCCGGCTTCGCCACCGCCGAGATGCTCTACATCGATCCGGCGGCGTGCGTCGACTGCGGCGCATGTGTGTCGGCCTGCCCGGTCGGAGCGATCGTGCCGCACACCCGATTGACACCCGAGCAGCTGCCGTTCGTCGCGCTCAACGCCGCGTTCTATCCCGAGCGCGAGGGCAAGGTACCCCCGACGTCCAAGCTGGCGCCCGTGCCGGACGCGCCGAGGATCGATCCGCGGCCCGGTGGGCCGCTGACGGTCGCGATCGTCGGTTCCGGGCCCGCGGCGATGTATGCCGCCGACGAGCTGCTCAGCCAGCGCGGTGTGCGGGTCAACGTCTTCGAGCGGCTGCCCGCCCCGTACGGCCTGGTGCGCGCGGGCGTGGCGCCCGATCACCAGAGCACCAAACGGGTGACGCGGTTGTTCGACAAGATCGCCGACCGCCGCGGGTTCACCTTCTACCTCAACGTCGAGGTGGGATCGGACCTCACCCACGCCGAGTTGCTGGCTCACCACCACGCGGTGCTCTACGCTGTCGGCGCACCGAACGACCGCCGCCTCGACATCCACGGGATGGGATTGCCCGGCACCGGCACCGCCACCGAGATCGTCGCGTGGTACAACGGGCATCCCGAATTCGCCGGGTTGCCAGTCGATCTCGGACACGAGCGGGTGGTCCTCATCGGCAACGGCAACGTCGCGCTCGACGTCGCCCGAATCCTCACCACGGACCCCGAAAGGCTTGCGCGTACCGACATCGCCGATCACGCGCTGGCCGCGCTGCGCGACTCGAAGGTCGCCGAGGTGGTGGTCGCCGCCCGGCGCGGTCCCGCGGATTCGGCGTTCACGCTGCCGGAGTTGATCGGGCTGTCGGCGACCTGCGATGTGGTGCTCGACGCCGCGGACCACGAACGTGTCGCCAAGGATCTGGCCGCGGCGACCGATTCGTTGACGCGCAACAAGTTGGAGGTCTTGAGCCGGCTCGGTGACGCCGCCGCCGCGGCCACCCGGCCGCGGATTCGGTTGGCCTACCAGTTGACGCCGCGACGGGTGCTCGGCGAGCGGCGCTCTGAAGGTGTCGAGTTCACCGTGACGGGCAGCGACGACGTCCGCCGGCTCGACGCCGGGTTGGTGCTGACCTCAATCGGCTACCGCGGCAGGCCGATTCGCGATCTCCCGTTCGATGATGCCAAGGGTGTGGTGCCCAACGACGGCGGCCGGGTGCTCGACCCGTCGACGGGTGCGCCGGTGCGCGGCAGCTACGTGGCCGGCTGGATCAAACGCGGGCCGACCGGGTTCATCGGCACCAACAAGTCCTGCGCCGCCGAGACCGTGCACCACCTGGTCGCCGACTACAACGACGGCCTGTTGCCCGATCCCGCCCGGGCCAAACCCGCCGCGCTGGACCGGCTGGTCCGAAGCCGACGGCCCGACGTGGTGGACGCGGCGGGGTGGAAGGCGATCGACGCCGCGGAGATCGCGCGCGGTGGCGAGCAGCGTCCGCGCCGGAAGTTCACCGACGCCGCCGACATGGTCGCGGTCGCGGCCGACGCGCCGCCACCGCCGTTGCGCGAGCGCGTGCTGGCCGGTTTGCGGCGCTGA
- a CDS encoding VOC family protein gives MAIEVQPAVSPMLTVSDGAAAIDFYVKAFDAEELGRVPAPDGKRLFHAALRINGTMVMLNDDFPDMNDGKSVTPEALGGSPVTIHLTVTDVDAKFQQAVDAGATVVMPLDDMFWGDRYGEVRDPFGHMWSLGQPVREVSQEEIDQAVKQMQ, from the coding sequence ATGGCAATTGAAGTTCAGCCCGCCGTATCCCCGATGCTCACAGTCAGCGACGGCGCGGCGGCGATCGATTTCTACGTCAAGGCGTTCGACGCCGAGGAACTGGGCCGGGTGCCCGCGCCCGACGGCAAGCGGTTGTTCCACGCCGCGCTGCGGATCAACGGGACGATGGTCATGCTCAACGACGACTTCCCCGACATGAACGACGGCAAGTCGGTGACGCCGGAGGCGTTGGGCGGCTCGCCGGTCACCATCCACCTCACCGTCACGGATGTGGACGCCAAGTTCCAGCAGGCCGTCGACGCCGGCGCCACCGTCGTCATGCCGCTCGACGACATGTTCTGGGGCGACCGGTACGGCGAGGTGCGCGACCCGTTCGGTCACATGTGGTCGCTGGGTCAGCCGGTGCGCGAAGTCAGCCAGGAGGAGATCGACCAAGCGGTCAAGCAGATGCAGTAG
- a CDS encoding AurF N-oxygenase family protein: MARTRIVRRWRRNMEIGDSPEDKAYAELLNTLSEGSVRRNFNPYTDIDWDSPEFEVIDNDPRWILPATDPFGRHPWYRSQPIERQIEIGMWRQANVAKVGLHFESILIRGLMEYAFWTPNGSPEYRYCLHEAVEECNHTMMFQEMVNRIGADVPGMPRLLKWVQPVIPLVAGPLPIPFWFGILAGEEPIDHTQKNVLREGRKLHPIMERVMAIHVAEEARHISFAHEYLRKRVPHLPRRKRFWLSLYVPLVMRILCSAIIVPPRAFWKEFDIPRSVRKEVFFRSPESRQMLRDMFGDVRMLCHDTGLMNPVAKLMWRICKIDGPPSRYRSEPARQHVVAAA, encoded by the coding sequence ATGGCCCGGACACGGATCGTCAGGCGTTGGCGTCGCAACATGGAGATCGGCGACAGCCCCGAAGACAAGGCGTACGCCGAGTTGCTCAACACGCTCTCCGAGGGGTCGGTGCGACGCAACTTCAACCCGTACACCGACATCGACTGGGATTCCCCGGAGTTCGAGGTCATCGACAACGACCCGCGCTGGATCCTGCCGGCCACCGACCCGTTCGGGCGCCATCCCTGGTATCGGTCACAGCCGATCGAGCGGCAGATCGAGATCGGGATGTGGCGGCAGGCCAACGTCGCCAAGGTGGGGCTGCACTTCGAGTCGATCCTGATCCGTGGGCTGATGGAGTACGCGTTCTGGACGCCCAACGGATCGCCGGAATACCGGTACTGCCTGCACGAGGCGGTCGAAGAGTGCAACCACACCATGATGTTTCAGGAGATGGTGAACCGCATCGGCGCCGACGTGCCCGGTATGCCGCGGCTGCTCAAGTGGGTTCAGCCGGTGATCCCGTTGGTCGCCGGGCCGCTGCCGATCCCGTTCTGGTTCGGCATCCTCGCCGGGGAAGAACCGATCGACCACACGCAGAAGAATGTGCTGCGGGAGGGCCGCAAGCTGCACCCGATCATGGAACGGGTGATGGCGATCCACGTCGCCGAGGAGGCCCGCCACATCTCGTTCGCCCACGAGTACCTGCGCAAGCGGGTCCCGCACCTGCCGCGCCGCAAGCGGTTCTGGTTGTCGCTGTATGTTCCGCTGGTCATGCGGATCCTGTGCTCGGCGATCATCGTTCCGCCGCGGGCGTTCTGGAAGGAGTTCGACATTCCGCGCTCGGTGCGTAAGGAAGTGTTCTTCCGCTCGCCGGAGTCGCGCCAGATGCTGCGCGACATGTTCGGTGACGTTCGGATGCTGTGCCACGACACCGGGTTGATGAACCCGGTCGCGAAGCTGATGTGGCGGATCTGCAAGATCGACGGCCCGCCAAGCCGCTACCGCAGCGAGCCGGCCCGCCAGCACGTCGTCGCCGCCGCGTAA